One genomic segment of Peribacillus sp. FSL H8-0477 includes these proteins:
- the hemE gene encoding uroporphyrinogen decarboxylase, protein MTKEFNDTLLRAAKGEKTDHVPVWYMRQAGRSQPEYRKIKEQYSLFEITHQPELCAYVTRLPVEQYNVDAAILYKDIMTPLPALGVDVEIKSGIGPVIANPIKSLADVGKLGELSPEDDVPYVLDTIKLLTTEQLSVPLIGFSGAPFTLASYMIEGGPSKNYNKTKAFMYSEPQAWFALMDKLADMIIIYVKAQIKAGVKAVQIFDSWVGALNVEDYRIFIKPIMNRIFSELREENVPLIMFGVGASHLALEWNDLPIDVLGLDWRLPITEARNKGITKNLMGNLDPAILLSSWDVIEERAKKILDQGMEQPGYIFNLGHGVFPEVNPEVLRKLTTLIHEYSSWK, encoded by the coding sequence ATGACAAAAGAATTTAATGATACATTATTAAGAGCTGCAAAAGGGGAAAAGACAGACCATGTACCGGTATGGTATATGCGTCAGGCAGGCAGATCACAGCCAGAGTACCGTAAGATTAAGGAACAATACTCTTTATTCGAAATTACACACCAGCCTGAACTATGTGCTTATGTAACAAGATTGCCAGTTGAACAATATAATGTGGATGCTGCCATTCTTTATAAGGATATAATGACACCTCTTCCTGCACTTGGAGTGGATGTTGAAATTAAATCTGGAATAGGTCCAGTCATTGCAAATCCTATTAAATCATTAGCGGATGTAGGCAAACTTGGTGAACTATCTCCAGAAGATGATGTGCCTTACGTGTTGGATACCATCAAGCTATTAACGACTGAACAGTTGTCGGTTCCGTTAATTGGTTTTTCGGGCGCACCATTTACGCTTGCTTCATATATGATTGAAGGTGGACCTTCTAAAAATTATAACAAAACAAAAGCATTTATGTATTCAGAGCCGCAAGCATGGTTTGCTCTAATGGATAAATTAGCTGATATGATTATTATTTACGTGAAAGCTCAAATAAAAGCAGGGGTAAAGGCAGTTCAAATCTTTGATTCTTGGGTTGGGGCGTTAAATGTAGAAGATTATCGAATCTTTATTAAACCAATCATGAATCGTATTTTCTCAGAACTTCGTGAAGAAAATGTACCTCTTATTATGTTTGGAGTCGGTGCAAGCCATCTTGCATTAGAGTGGAATGATCTTCCAATCGATGTTCTTGGTTTAGATTGGCGTTTACCAATAACGGAAGCAAGAAATAAAGGAATTACGAAAAATCTAATGGGCAATTTAGATCCGGCCATTCTTTTATCTTCTTGGGATGTTATTGAGGAACGTGCGAAGAAAATACTTGATCAAGGGATGGAACAGCCTGGCTACATCTTTAACTTAGGCCATGGTGTTTTCCCAGAGGTAAATCCAGAAGTTCTGAGGAAATTGACAACTCTAATTCATGAATACTCTTCATGGAAATAA
- the hemH gene encoding ferrochelatase has protein sequence MSRKKMGLLVMAYGTPYQEEDIERYYTHIRHGRRPSEELIADLKGRYEAIGGLSPLAKITDAQAAALESKLNASQDQIEFKTYLGLKHIEPFIEDAVQQMKEDGIEEAVSIVLAPHFSTFSVKSYNDRAKQESDKINGPAIVSVESWYQEPKFIQYWVDQLQATIRTMTPEQKEDFVLVVSAHSLPEKILQNGDPYPDQLHETAKLIAEAANVKNYAVGWQSAGQTPEPWLGPDVQDLTRDLFNEKGYKAFIYIPAGFIAEHLEVLYDNDYECKVVTDEIGAAYYRPEMPNANPAFIDALATVIKKRLNQE, from the coding sequence ATGAGCAGAAAGAAAATGGGCCTATTGGTTATGGCATATGGAACTCCCTATCAAGAAGAAGATATTGAACGATACTATACACATATTCGTCATGGAAGAAGGCCGTCTGAAGAACTGATTGCAGACCTGAAAGGACGCTACGAAGCAATTGGCGGATTGTCTCCGTTAGCTAAAATAACTGACGCACAGGCTGCAGCTCTTGAGAGTAAATTAAATGCGAGTCAAGATCAGATAGAATTTAAAACATACTTAGGCTTAAAACATATTGAACCTTTCATAGAAGATGCCGTGCAACAAATGAAAGAAGATGGCATAGAGGAAGCAGTTAGTATTGTATTAGCTCCTCATTTCTCTACGTTTAGTGTGAAATCATATAATGACCGTGCTAAACAAGAATCGGATAAGATTAATGGACCGGCTATTGTTTCTGTTGAAAGCTGGTATCAAGAGCCGAAATTTATTCAATATTGGGTTGATCAATTACAAGCAACCATTCGTACAATGACTCCCGAACAAAAGGAAGATTTCGTTTTAGTAGTTTCAGCACACAGCCTGCCTGAAAAAATCTTGCAAAACGGCGATCCTTACCCTGATCAATTGCATGAAACAGCTAAACTAATTGCTGAAGCTGCCAATGTGAAAAATTACGCAGTCGGCTGGCAAAGTGCTGGACAAACTCCAGAACCATGGCTTGGACCAGATGTACAAGATTTGACAAGAGACTTATTTAACGAAAAAGGCTATAAAGCATTCATCTATATTCCAGCAGGTTTTATCGCGGAGCATTTAGAAGTACTTTATGACAATGATTACGAATGTAAAGTGGTTACCGATGAAATTGGAGCTGCCTATTATCGTCCAGAAATGCCTAATGCGAACCCAGCATTCATTGATGCACTGGCAACAGTCATCAAGAAACGTTTGAATCAGGAATAA
- the hemY gene encoding protoporphyrinogen oxidase has translation MKVNQSKKIIAVIGGGITGLASAFYLQKKIKEEDLPYQCILLDSSPRLGGKIQTSFRDGFVIEKGPDSFLASKQSPIRLAQEVGLEGELVASKPGKSFVLIRDRLHPIPGGDKGISANISPFITSSLFSPLGKLRAAADLILPSNSQAEDQSLGEFFRYRFGTEVLENFIEPLLSGIYTGHIERLSLQSTFPQFHQIEQQYRSLIIGMKKSSVTVEKVIGKDGFLTFKTGLQSFVEAIEKKLEPDSVIKGVKVELMDKTSGQYKICLNNNRVIMADSVIISAGHQAACQMLDDLISVEPLKELESTSVATVNLAFNKSAIKKDLKGSSFVVARNSDYSITSCTLTHKKWPHAVPEGKVLLRCYVGRVGDEAIINLSDKEISKIVLEDLNKTMSITEEPDFTIVTRWKEAMPQYKIGHKQRIQQVEDNLYNQLPGVFIAGSSYTGIGMPDCIDQAEAAVEKVLNFIQKPSSQLTAAQA, from the coding sequence ATGAAAGTGAATCAATCCAAAAAAATAATTGCTGTCATTGGGGGAGGTATCACTGGTCTTGCTTCAGCTTTTTATCTGCAGAAAAAGATAAAAGAGGAAGATTTACCATACCAGTGTATACTGCTTGATTCATCCCCCCGCCTTGGAGGAAAGATCCAGACTTCTTTCCGTGATGGCTTTGTCATAGAAAAAGGACCCGATTCTTTTCTCGCCTCTAAACAAAGTCCAATCCGTCTTGCACAGGAAGTGGGATTGGAAGGAGAGCTTGTGGCTAGTAAACCAGGTAAATCATTTGTCTTAATTCGTGACAGGCTCCATCCTATTCCGGGAGGAGATAAAGGGATCTCTGCAAACATTAGTCCATTTATTACTTCGTCATTATTTAGTCCCCTCGGCAAACTGAGAGCGGCAGCAGATCTTATTTTACCGTCAAACTCTCAAGCAGAGGACCAATCACTAGGTGAATTCTTCAGGTACCGTTTTGGTACAGAGGTATTGGAGAATTTTATCGAACCGTTACTTTCAGGCATATATACCGGTCATATTGAGCGATTGAGTTTACAGTCAACTTTTCCACAATTCCATCAAATAGAACAGCAATATCGCAGTTTGATAATAGGAATGAAAAAATCTTCAGTAACGGTTGAGAAAGTGATTGGTAAGGATGGATTTCTTACGTTTAAAACAGGTCTTCAGTCATTTGTCGAAGCCATTGAGAAAAAACTCGAACCGGATTCTGTTATTAAGGGTGTAAAAGTTGAGCTAATGGATAAAACGAGCGGGCAGTATAAAATATGTCTGAATAATAACAGGGTCATTATGGCGGATTCTGTTATTATTTCTGCTGGTCATCAGGCTGCTTGTCAAATGCTTGACGACCTCATTTCCGTAGAACCGTTAAAGGAACTTGAATCAACTAGTGTGGCGACAGTGAATTTGGCCTTTAATAAAAGCGCCATTAAGAAGGATTTAAAAGGTTCCAGCTTTGTCGTAGCGAGGAATAGTGATTATTCGATTACTTCCTGTACATTGACTCACAAAAAATGGCCGCATGCTGTACCGGAGGGTAAGGTACTGCTGCGCTGTTATGTGGGCAGGGTAGGCGATGAAGCAATTATTAATTTATCGGATAAAGAAATCAGTAAGATCGTACTTGAGGATCTTAATAAAACGATGTCCATTACAGAAGAACCGGATTTCACTATCGTTACTCGTTGGAAAGAAGCTATGCCTCAGTACAAAATTGGTCATAAACAACGGATCCAGCAGGTAGAAGACAACTTGTATAATCAGCTGCCTGGCGTATTTATAGCAGGAAGTTCTTATACTGGTATCGGGATGCCGGATTGTATCGATCAAGCTGAAGCAGCGGTGGAAAAGGTTCTCAATTTTATTCAAAAACCTAGTTCGCAGCTTACAGCTGCCCAAGCATGA
- a CDS encoding YhgE/Pip domain-containing protein — translation MFKQELKSLFTNRKMLISIIAILFIPILYSGMFLWAFWDPYDRLEDLPVAIVNSDTGAELDGEKYELGNEFVDKLKESKEFDFQFVDKKTGYKNLKDQKYYLLVEIPESFSENATTLMNEHPEKLELKYVPNESFNFLSAQIGETAIEKIKGALSVKVTETYAETMFENLTKMADGFQAADEGAGKLKTGIDEVNDGANTLQEKLTLLAEKQVQFKEGTTKVSSGTQELESGAKTLADGLGKLAEGQTQLLDGAVKAEDGTKSLQSGITQASQGIKTAEEKMGQLVTGTKDIKAGADTLTSSLNQFAEGAGSASKGAADVKNGVAALQSQLEPVMASLPAENQAALKEAFAQLNAGTAKLESGNQTLAASAVKLADGSANLSQNVGKLNEGQAAMQQGLQQLNDGGVQLQSGAGELAAGQSKLTAGLVTFGEKLNEAKAGGNALAAGANTLNTGVTQLSDGSKQLADGSVQLADGSSKIANGTTKLADGSKELKDKLSDAAKESSEVKANDETYNMVAEPVEVAKESVNKVPNYGTGFTPYFLSLGLFVGALLLSIVFPLREPVGIPKNGFSWFISKFGVIAGVGVIQAVVASLLVIALLGIEVQSVPLFILFSIITSLVFIALIQLLVTVMGDPGRFIAIIILILQLTTSAGTFPLELIPEPLQIFNRLLPMTYSVRGFKEVISSGNFSLMWQNGYILIGYALVFMLGTITYFVIRHKHRYSGVSKTETEA, via the coding sequence ATGTTTAAACAAGAATTAAAATCGCTGTTTACGAATCGAAAAATGCTGATTTCAATTATAGCGATTCTCTTTATTCCTATTCTTTATAGTGGAATGTTCCTATGGGCATTCTGGGATCCGTATGATCGATTAGAAGATCTTCCTGTTGCAATCGTCAATAGTGATACTGGAGCAGAACTTGATGGAGAGAAGTATGAACTGGGAAATGAATTTGTTGATAAACTGAAAGAAAGTAAGGAATTTGACTTTCAATTTGTTGATAAGAAAACAGGTTATAAAAATCTTAAAGATCAAAAATATTATCTCTTAGTGGAAATTCCAGAATCATTCTCTGAAAATGCAACCACATTAATGAATGAACATCCGGAGAAACTTGAACTGAAATATGTTCCTAATGAAAGTTTTAACTTCTTATCAGCTCAAATAGGTGAAACAGCCATTGAGAAAATAAAGGGTGCTTTGTCAGTAAAGGTTACGGAAACTTATGCGGAAACGATGTTTGAAAACTTGACGAAAATGGCTGATGGTTTCCAAGCCGCTGATGAAGGAGCAGGTAAACTTAAAACAGGCATCGATGAAGTAAACGATGGTGCAAATACACTCCAAGAAAAGTTAACCCTTCTTGCAGAGAAGCAGGTTCAATTTAAAGAGGGTACAACAAAAGTATCAAGCGGTACACAAGAACTAGAGTCCGGTGCTAAAACGTTAGCAGATGGATTAGGAAAGCTGGCTGAAGGTCAAACCCAGCTTTTAGACGGTGCTGTTAAAGCAGAAGACGGTACTAAATCATTACAATCTGGTATTACTCAAGCCAGTCAAGGAATTAAGACAGCTGAAGAGAAGATGGGGCAACTAGTAACAGGAACCAAAGATATTAAAGCAGGTGCTGACACGCTTACTTCATCTTTAAATCAGTTTGCTGAAGGTGCTGGATCAGCATCTAAAGGTGCAGCAGACGTTAAGAATGGTGTAGCGGCTCTTCAAAGTCAACTTGAACCTGTCATGGCTTCATTGCCTGCGGAGAATCAGGCTGCATTGAAAGAAGCATTTGCCCAGCTTAATGCCGGTACTGCCAAGCTGGAATCAGGAAATCAAACACTAGCCGCTTCTGCTGTGAAACTAGCAGATGGTTCAGCCAACTTGTCACAAAATGTCGGCAAGTTGAATGAAGGACAAGCAGCGATGCAGCAAGGTCTTCAACAACTGAATGATGGTGGTGTACAGCTGCAGTCAGGAGCGGGAGAGCTTGCCGCAGGACAATCTAAATTAACCGCTGGACTTGTTACGTTTGGTGAGAAACTAAATGAAGCCAAGGCGGGAGGAAATGCTCTTGCCGCAGGTGCTAATACACTTAACACAGGAGTAACTCAATTATCAGACGGTTCCAAACAATTAGCAGATGGTTCCGTTCAATTGGCGGATGGTTCTTCGAAGATTGCGAATGGTACAACAAAGCTTGCTGACGGTTCAAAAGAATTGAAGGATAAGCTGAGTGATGCGGCGAAGGAATCATCAGAAGTAAAAGCAAACGACGAGACGTACAATATGGTAGCAGAACCAGTGGAAGTCGCAAAAGAAAGTGTAAATAAGGTTCCAAACTATGGTACTGGATTTACTCCATACTTCTTATCACTCGGTTTATTTGTAGGAGCATTACTTTTATCAATTGTATTCCCGCTTCGAGAACCAGTAGGTATACCGAAAAATGGATTTAGCTGGTTTATTAGTAAGTTTGGTGTGATTGCTGGAGTTGGAGTCATTCAAGCAGTAGTTGCATCACTTCTTGTTATTGCGTTGCTAGGAATTGAGGTACAAAGTGTACCACTATTTATCCTATTTTCGATTATCACCTCACTTGTATTCATTGCATTAATTCAATTGCTCGTTACTGTAATGGGAGACCCTGGCCGTTTTATTGCCATTATCATTTTGATTCTGCAATTAACAACCAGCGCAGGAACATTCCCATTAGAATTAATACCAGAACCACTGCAGATATTTAACCGTCTTCTGCCAATGACGTATTCTGTCAGAGGTTTTAAAGAGGTTATCTCAAGTGGAAACTTTAGTTTAATGTGGCAAAATGGATATATATTAATCGGCTATGCATTAGTGTTTATGCTAGGTACTATCACCTACTTTGTAATTAGACACAAACACAGATATTCAGGAGTAAGCAAAACCGAAACTGAAGCATAA
- the yhfH gene encoding protein YhfH — translation MQRRMIILIKSSIEFFKNLPAKKCAECGKKIEEQHECYGNKCDHCLQA, via the coding sequence ATTCAGAGGAGGATGATCATTTTGATTAAGAGCAGTATTGAATTCTTTAAGAACCTACCAGCAAAAAAGTGTGCAGAATGCGGAAAGAAAATTGAAGAACAACATGAATGCTATGGAAATAAATGTGATCATTGTCTACAAGCTTAA
- a CDS encoding MBL fold metallo-hydrolase gives MKLTVIGCWGGYPAKNEATSGYLLEYGEYRVLLDCGSGVLAQLQNHLEPEDLDAIVLSHYDADHVADIGVLQHALLIKQFQGSAKKTTPIYGHNLDEAAFAKLDFREVTKGIAYNQEKPMQVGPLTFTFLRTQHPVPCFAMRIEVDGKSIVYTGDSSYFEELAEFAQDATILLCESNFYADMDGTAAGHMTSKEAAKIANNAGVQLLMLTHLPHFGDINKLKKEASEVFTREIAIARNGLEYQI, from the coding sequence TTGAAACTAACCGTCATTGGCTGTTGGGGTGGATACCCTGCCAAAAATGAAGCTACATCAGGTTACTTACTTGAGTATGGTGAGTATCGAGTTCTACTAGACTGTGGAAGCGGTGTACTAGCACAGCTCCAAAATCATCTTGAACCTGAGGATTTAGATGCGATTGTTTTGAGTCATTATGATGCAGATCATGTAGCTGATATTGGTGTATTGCAGCATGCACTGCTGATCAAACAATTTCAGGGAAGTGCCAAGAAAACTACGCCTATCTATGGTCATAACTTAGATGAAGCAGCCTTTGCTAAGCTGGATTTTCGGGAAGTGACGAAGGGAATAGCATACAATCAAGAAAAACCGATGCAAGTTGGTCCGCTTACTTTTACCTTTTTACGTACTCAACACCCTGTACCATGCTTTGCTATGCGGATAGAAGTTGATGGGAAATCGATTGTGTATACAGGTGATAGCTCTTACTTTGAAGAACTAGCTGAATTTGCACAGGACGCAACAATACTTTTATGTGAGAGTAACTTTTATGCTGATATGGACGGAACAGCAGCTGGACATATGACCAGTAAAGAGGCTGCTAAGATTGCCAATAATGCAGGAGTTCAGCTGCTTATGCTGACTCATCTGCCTCATTTTGGAGACATAAATAAATTGAAAAAAGAAGCATCGGAAGTTTTCACAAGAGAAATTGCTATAGCAAGAAATGGACTCGAATATCAAATATAA
- a CDS encoding lipoate--protein ligase, producing MLFIDNKGIHDPMINLAIEEHVLRNLDVNESYLLFYINEPSIIIGKNQNTAEEINTEYVEENGIKVVRRLSGGGAVYHDLGNLNFSFITKDDGESFHNFQKFTEPVVKALKKLGINAELSGRNDILAEGKKISGNAMFSTRGRMFSHGTLMFDVNVDDVVASLKVKKDKIESKGIKSVRSRVTNIADFLENPITIEEFKSLILKYIFEGSEEVPEYVLTEEDWNKIHEISKERYQSWDWNYGKSPKFNLQNSHRFPVGSIDIRLEVNKGRIESCKIYGDFFGVGEVAEIEELLNGVRYEKEAIADALADLDVTHYFGKVTKDELINLIY from the coding sequence ATGTTATTTATCGATAATAAAGGCATACATGATCCAATGATCAATCTGGCCATAGAGGAACATGTTCTACGTAATCTTGATGTTAACGAAAGTTATCTATTATTTTACATAAATGAACCTTCCATTATCATTGGGAAAAATCAAAATACAGCAGAAGAAATAAATACAGAATATGTTGAAGAAAATGGAATCAAAGTAGTGCGTCGATTATCAGGCGGAGGCGCTGTTTATCATGACCTAGGAAACTTGAACTTCAGTTTTATAACTAAGGATGATGGAGAGAGCTTCCACAACTTCCAAAAGTTCACTGAACCAGTTGTGAAGGCACTGAAAAAGCTGGGAATTAACGCGGAGCTGAGCGGGAGAAATGATATTCTTGCGGAAGGAAAAAAAATCTCTGGGAATGCTATGTTTTCAACGCGTGGACGGATGTTCAGTCACGGAACCTTAATGTTTGATGTCAATGTCGATGATGTAGTAGCTTCACTAAAAGTGAAAAAAGACAAAATAGAATCTAAAGGCATTAAATCTGTTAGAAGCAGGGTAACCAATATTGCAGATTTTCTAGAAAACCCAATTACAATTGAAGAATTTAAATCACTTATTCTAAAGTATATTTTTGAAGGCAGTGAGGAAGTTCCTGAATATGTATTGACGGAAGAGGATTGGAATAAAATCCATGAGATTTCAAAAGAGCGTTATCAGAGCTGGGATTGGAATTATGGGAAATCACCAAAATTCAACCTGCAGAATTCACATCGTTTTCCGGTAGGCTCAATTGATATTCGTCTAGAAGTGAACAAAGGACGCATTGAAAGCTGCAAAATTTACGGAGACTTTTTTGGTGTTGGAGAAGTAGCTGAAATTGAAGAATTATTGAATGGTGTGCGTTATGAAAAAGAAGCCATTGCAGACGCATTAGCCGATCTGGATGTTACTCATTATTTCGGAAAAGTAACAAAAGACGAGTTAATCAATTTAATCTATTAA
- a CDS encoding fatty acid--CoA ligase family protein, with translation MNLSDQLHRTAQVKADKPAYYFMDKGTSYGELDASITMFADQLHKLGISKGDHVALLIGNSPHFIIGMYGALRAGATVIPVNPIYTPDEIGFIMNNGDVKAIIALDLLVPLLEKMNPVLSTVEHMIICETGADQSGMDSSQLSIYPKMKSFTQLVSSGDSQFKGPILDEEDVALILYTSGTTGKPKGAMLTHRNLYSNAQDVSDYLKINEDDRVVTTLPMFHVFCMTVALNAPLMSGGTLLIVPKFSPKEVFRLIKKYEATVFAGVPTMFNFLYQYPDVDPNELSSLRLCISGGSAMPVAILKAFEQKFNVFISEGYGLSEASPVTCFNPLDRPRKAGSIGTSIIHVENKVVDELGEEVPVGQVGELIVRGPNVMKGYYKLPEETAATLKDGWLYTGDLAKMDEEGYFFIVDRKKELIIVGGFNVYPREVEEVLFNHPDIIEAATIGVPDPNQGEVVHSFVVTKNADLTEDEIIAYCAEHLAKYKVPKQIEFLFELPKNTTGKILRRSLKTQFQK, from the coding sequence GTGAATTTATCGGATCAGCTTCACCGTACGGCTCAGGTTAAGGCAGATAAGCCAGCTTATTATTTTATGGACAAAGGGACATCTTATGGGGAATTAGATGCATCGATTACAATGTTTGCAGATCAGCTGCATAAACTAGGGATTTCGAAGGGAGACCATGTCGCCCTGCTTATCGGGAACTCGCCGCATTTCATCATTGGGATGTATGGTGCATTAAGGGCAGGTGCAACAGTCATACCTGTTAATCCGATTTATACACCTGATGAGATTGGGTTTATCATGAATAATGGAGATGTTAAGGCCATTATTGCACTTGATTTACTTGTCCCGCTGTTAGAAAAAATGAATCCTGTGTTGTCTACAGTAGAGCATATGATTATATGCGAGACAGGTGCAGATCAGAGTGGAATGGATAGTAGTCAATTATCTATATACCCAAAAATGAAATCGTTTACACAGTTAGTTTCTTCTGGTGATAGTCAGTTTAAAGGGCCTATTTTAGATGAAGAGGATGTTGCTTTAATCTTATATACATCCGGAACGACAGGAAAACCTAAGGGAGCGATGCTTACTCATCGCAATTTGTATTCGAATGCGCAGGATGTCAGTGATTATTTGAAAATCAATGAAGATGATCGAGTGGTAACCACACTTCCTATGTTTCATGTGTTTTGCATGACGGTTGCTTTGAATGCGCCCTTAATGAGTGGCGGAACACTGTTGATTGTTCCTAAATTCAGTCCAAAAGAAGTATTCAGGTTGATAAAGAAATATGAAGCAACGGTTTTCGCCGGCGTTCCAACCATGTTTAATTTCCTTTATCAATATCCAGATGTAGACCCGAATGAATTATCCTCGCTTCGGTTATGTATTTCAGGAGGCTCTGCCATGCCTGTCGCGATATTAAAAGCTTTTGAACAAAAGTTCAATGTGTTTATTTCGGAAGGGTATGGGCTATCGGAAGCTTCACCGGTCACCTGTTTTAATCCGCTGGATCGTCCAAGGAAAGCTGGATCAATCGGCACATCGATTATTCATGTTGAAAACAAGGTGGTCGATGAACTTGGGGAAGAAGTACCGGTTGGACAGGTTGGCGAATTAATTGTTAGAGGTCCTAACGTTATGAAGGGGTATTATAAGCTGCCTGAAGAGACAGCAGCCACATTAAAAGACGGCTGGCTTTATACGGGAGATTTAGCCAAAATGGATGAGGAAGGGTACTTCTTTATTGTAGATCGTAAAAAGGAATTGATTATTGTCGGTGGATTCAATGTTTATCCTCGTGAGGTGGAAGAAGTGTTATTTAACCACCCGGATATTATTGAAGCAGCAACTATCGGAGTTCCAGATCCAAACCAAGGTGAAGTTGTTCATAGTTTTGTGGTGACAAAAAATGCAGACTTAACTGAAGATGAGATAATTGCCTATTGTGCAGAACATTTAGCGAAATATAAAGTGCCGAAACAAATAGAATTCTTATTTGAACTTCCTAAAAATACAACTGGAAAAATATTGCGACGTTCATTGAAAACTCAGTTTCAGAAATAA
- a CDS encoding enoyl-CoA hydratase-related protein yields the protein MVRKEVGAVPCILYEVESSIAHITINREEALNTINLKMIKRLQDVINDIAVNPQVGVVIISGAGQRAFSAGGDLHDPAFSESSEMVETLKKLNDLLDSIDNLPQPTIAAINGYAFGAGFELALACDFRIAVDQTLMGLPQTNIGLIPGAGGTQRLPRLIGETKALELILTGKRVTSLDAYQYGFITKVVSNQTLEEEAVNMAKIMLRNGPLALQQAKFAIKNGLKTDIQQGKKIEELCFAKTAASEDFLIGLHAFFEKKPAEFHGK from the coding sequence ATGGTGAGGAAGGAAGTGGGAGCAGTGCCTTGTATTTTATATGAAGTTGAATCCAGCATTGCACATATTACAATCAATCGGGAAGAAGCCCTTAATACGATAAATTTAAAAATGATTAAACGATTACAAGATGTAATTAATGATATTGCGGTCAATCCGCAAGTGGGTGTGGTGATCATTTCAGGAGCCGGACAAAGGGCGTTTAGTGCCGGAGGTGATTTGCATGATCCAGCCTTTTCAGAAAGCTCAGAAATGGTTGAAACCTTAAAAAAACTTAATGATCTATTAGATAGTATTGACAATCTGCCGCAGCCTACGATTGCAGCGATTAATGGCTACGCTTTTGGAGCCGGCTTTGAATTAGCTTTAGCCTGTGATTTCCGTATAGCCGTTGACCAAACACTTATGGGACTGCCGCAAACGAATATCGGTTTAATTCCTGGTGCTGGTGGTACACAAAGACTGCCTCGTCTAATTGGAGAAACAAAGGCACTTGAATTAATTCTGACCGGAAAACGGGTCACTTCACTTGATGCCTATCAATATGGTTTCATTACCAAGGTTGTTTCTAATCAAACTCTTGAAGAAGAAGCCGTTAATATGGCTAAGATTATGCTCAGAAATGGTCCGCTGGCTTTACAACAGGCTAAATTTGCGATTAAAAATGGCTTGAAGACAGATATTCAACAAGGTAAAAAAATAGAAGAATTATGTTTTGCAAAAACAGCAGCGAGTGAAGATTTTCTTATAGGCTTACATGCTTTTTTTGAAAAAAAACCAGCAGAGTTTCATGGGAAATAA
- a CDS encoding HD domain-containing protein: protein MRDVTLQNIFEHHIAQKYLTRSGIAHAISVAYHAFNLAKEENLDVDIAAKAGLLHDMGHFTWYRNGKWDYDLYRQNDIHAIKGAERAHKLLIRLGENPIRARTIALAILFHTDSFLPTNDIERTALQQIVKKADEKDEEEGGLHHYREIDLERARESIRRLDNLIDAEEDKELSS, encoded by the coding sequence TTGAGAGATGTCACCCTCCAGAATATATTTGAACACCACATTGCCCAGAAATATTTGACCCGCTCAGGAATCGCACATGCTATTTCGGTTGCATACCATGCGTTTAATCTAGCCAAGGAAGAAAATCTAGACGTGGACATAGCTGCAAAAGCAGGACTGCTCCATGATATGGGTCACTTTACTTGGTATCGTAATGGGAAATGGGATTATGATCTCTATCGGCAGAATGATATCCATGCGATTAAAGGTGCAGAACGGGCACACAAGCTGCTGATTCGCTTGGGAGAAAACCCCATACGTGCCCGAACCATTGCACTGGCTATTTTGTTCCACACAGATTCATTCCTGCCTACGAATGATATTGAACGAACTGCTCTACAGCAAATTGTAAAGAAAGCCGATGAAAAGGATGAAGAAGAAGGCGGTCTTCATCACTATCGGGAAATTGACTTGGAACGCGCAAGGGAGAGTATTCGAAGATTGGACAACCTAATAGATGCCGAAGAAGATAAAGAGCTGTCATCCTAA